A genomic segment from Micromonospora echinaurantiaca encodes:
- a CDS encoding energy-coupling factor ABC transporter ATP-binding protein gives MIGVVQPTPPSLDVRGVRYAYPDGHVALHGVDLTVPRGERVALLGPNGAGKTTLVLHLNGILTPTEGSVRVGGLAVSQDRATLAEVRRRVGIVFQDPDDQLFLPTVAEDVAFGPANLGLRGAELAARVDEALAAVGMGEHRDRAPHHLSFGQRRRVAVATVLAMHPEILVLDEPSSNLDPAARRELAEILRGLPVTLLMVTHDLPYALELCERSVILDAGRIVADAPTPDLLTDPDLLSRHRLELPYGFTPTPR, from the coding sequence ATGATCGGTGTCGTGCAGCCGACACCTCCCAGCCTGGACGTCCGTGGCGTGCGGTACGCGTACCCGGACGGGCACGTGGCGCTGCACGGGGTCGACCTGACCGTGCCGCGCGGCGAGCGGGTGGCGCTGCTCGGGCCGAACGGCGCCGGCAAGACCACGCTGGTGCTGCACCTCAACGGCATCCTGACGCCCACCGAGGGCAGCGTGCGCGTCGGCGGGCTGGCGGTGAGCCAGGACCGGGCCACCCTCGCCGAGGTGCGTCGTCGGGTGGGGATCGTCTTCCAGGACCCGGACGACCAGCTCTTCCTGCCCACGGTGGCCGAGGACGTGGCGTTCGGCCCGGCCAACCTCGGGCTGCGCGGCGCCGAGCTGGCCGCCCGGGTGGACGAGGCCCTCGCCGCGGTCGGCATGGGCGAGCACCGGGACCGGGCCCCGCACCACCTCTCCTTCGGCCAGCGCCGCCGGGTCGCGGTGGCCACCGTGCTCGCCATGCACCCGGAGATCCTGGTGCTCGACGAGCCCTCGTCGAACCTCGACCCGGCCGCCCGACGGGAGCTGGCCGAGATCCTCCGCGGCCTGCCGGTCACCCTGCTGATGGTCACCCACGACCTGCCGTACGCGCTGGAACTCTGCGAGCGCTCGGTGATCCTGGACGCCGGTCGGATCGTCGCCGACGCCCCCACCCCCGACCTCCTGACCGACCCCGACCTCCTCTCCCGCCACCGCCTCGAACTCCCCTACGGCTTCACCCCCACCCCGCGCTAG